The following coding sequences are from one Shewanella eurypsychrophilus window:
- a CDS encoding TorF family putative porin: MKSTIKNLALLGLIALPTTAIANVSSTVTAVSDYTFNGVSQTDNSPALQASLDYAADAGWYVGTWASNVDYGSGDDTWLELDFYGGMFLQLNERVSLDAGIAYYTYHGDSFSDEYQYPELYTKFGYGSSVGQTELNFWYTWDYFGVDAGHYIMMAAHTFTIAEGHDIRISFDRSTSNDVDKWSWDGEKAYNHYRAEYMTSWKGFDFNLAVEDTTMDIDTADTRAVLSVARTFAF, encoded by the coding sequence ATGAAAAGCACTATTAAAAATCTCGCACTACTGGGGCTAATAGCCTTACCGACGACTGCTATTGCGAACGTTAGCTCAACAGTAACAGCTGTATCTGACTACACCTTCAACGGTGTAAGCCAAACGGATAACAGCCCAGCTTTGCAAGCAAGTTTAGACTACGCTGCAGATGCGGGCTGGTATGTAGGTACTTGGGCATCAAATGTCGATTACGGCTCAGGTGATGATACCTGGCTGGAACTGGATTTTTACGGCGGCATGTTCCTCCAGTTAAATGAGCGCGTATCTCTTGATGCTGGAATCGCTTATTACACTTATCACGGTGATTCGTTTTCAGATGAATATCAATATCCAGAGCTTTACACTAAATTTGGATACGGTTCATCTGTTGGCCAAACTGAACTGAACTTCTGGTACACATGGGATTACTTCGGTGTCGATGCCGGTCATTACATCATGATGGCAGCACACACATTTACGATTGCCGAAGGCCACGACATCCGTATCAGCTTCGATCGTTCAACATCAAACGATGTGGACAAGTGGTCTTGGGATGGTGAGAAAGCTTATAACCATTACCGTGCTGAATATATGACTAGCTGGAAAGGTTTTGACTTTAACTTAGCCGTTGAAGACACCACCATGGACATAGATACTGCTGATACTCGTGCTGTACTGTCAGTTGCCAGGACATTTGCTTTTTAA
- a CDS encoding BCCT family transporter — translation MTTWLTIGILFTFAAIAFVIYRWGNVKCIGVTPVRTFTFIAILFTSGLDVGLIMFPLTEFAGYADLGASPEYGFTNPLAIEFGFWAFLIWAFYFLTCFYFCVIEPRVKFFEIPVVKFINNVVIIGTCAFTAYLLLSNLPWYLPEMGDGETIVSSFYLIVFVIIAAAVYSSTSIRYVRRLSLASTGLFIGLIVLMWAGAFLSEDSGIGEFITTFALIGDYFGNIHNFVLPINDYHEFYLFWWFAWSIMIGQFTSRFVGGLKTYQVLIAMMVFPSLPIAVWFTVLYYYSANEIATTGFYNLAMVMVGITFVVNSLDSLIRLYTDNLNLTVERFGKTKYILGNIALMSGLTLLFQLNFLEIQWVGALAIGLILACFGYILATKYKTVAAIEQSPKENKIDFSKIELAN, via the coding sequence ATGACGACTTGGCTTACTATAGGAATACTCTTTACGTTCGCAGCCATCGCCTTTGTGATTTACCGCTGGGGTAATGTCAAATGTATTGGTGTCACTCCGGTACGTACTTTTACCTTTATCGCCATCCTATTCACCTCAGGATTGGATGTGGGATTAATCATGTTCCCGCTAACGGAGTTTGCCGGTTACGCAGACCTTGGCGCGAGCCCTGAGTATGGTTTTACCAACCCACTGGCCATTGAGTTTGGCTTCTGGGCATTCTTAATCTGGGCATTTTACTTCTTAACCTGTTTCTATTTTTGCGTCATAGAACCAAGAGTGAAGTTCTTTGAGATCCCTGTGGTCAAGTTCATTAATAACGTAGTAATTATTGGTACCTGTGCCTTTACCGCCTACTTGTTACTGTCTAACTTGCCTTGGTATCTACCAGAAATGGGAGATGGGGAAACCATTGTTAGCAGCTTCTACCTTATCGTCTTTGTGATTATTGCCGCCGCCGTGTACTCAAGTACCAGCATTCGTTATGTACGCAGACTCAGCTTAGCGAGCACCGGGCTATTTATAGGCTTGATAGTGTTAATGTGGGCGGGCGCCTTCTTGTCTGAAGACTCAGGAATCGGCGAATTTATCACGACCTTTGCCTTGATTGGCGACTACTTTGGCAATATTCATAACTTTGTTCTACCTATCAATGATTATCACGAGTTCTACCTCTTCTGGTGGTTTGCTTGGAGCATCATGATTGGTCAATTCACTTCACGCTTTGTTGGCGGTCTGAAGACCTACCAAGTGCTGATTGCCATGATGGTATTCCCGTCACTGCCGATCGCAGTCTGGTTTACTGTGCTCTATTACTACAGCGCCAATGAGATTGCCACCACAGGCTTCTATAATCTCGCCATGGTGATGGTGGGCATTACGTTTGTGGTGAATTCACTCGACTCTTTAATTCGTCTGTACACCGACAACCTCAACCTCACCGTTGAGCGCTTCGGTAAGACCAAGTACATCTTGGGCAACATCGCCTTAATGAGTGGCCTAACCTTACTATTCCAACTCAACTTCTTAGAAATTCAGTGGGTTGGTGCATTGGCTATTGGACTCATTCTGGCCTGCTTCGGCTATATCTTGGCAACCAAATATAAGACAGTTGCAGCCATTGAACAGTCACCAAAAGAAAACAAAATTGATTTTAGCAAAATTGAATTAGCTAACTAA